From a region of the Besnoitia besnoiti strain Bb-Ger1 chromosome I, whole genome shotgun sequence genome:
- a CDS encoding creatinase domain-containing protein (encoded by transcript BESB_002300) codes for MSPLSFARLRAGGGGETFSSYNFLCRSQLRSFPARSIFRGGRRSHAPPSGCAGSFLSFSKSATSLEKPFAAQLRLPPESSSSYLSFSASPAASSWWLDAFSAILGLLTLSRRGLCFSGRRPVPSGTSVGRLSACAPSLPAQTASATPLSRVDGIRLGREPPLSACLYYSTSMGQDGGERRAAAPSAAEKLAQLRQLMKDRGLDAFIVYSGDAHGSEIPAPCDERRQFLTGFDGSSGVAVVTADEALLWTDGRYFVQAERQLDPSLWRLMKQNTPGTPKVQDWLFNNPKVKRLGVEGKYTPISEYRQLLHVGFSRPSSSATHALRASGDHAGAVKTEGSCSAKDATNSKEIVIVSDNLVDQVWGASRPPAPTADILVHPIAFSGASTRQKAVQIVQQMRTSRCDVLLLSALDDVAWFLNLRGSDVPCSPVFLSYCLLVDSAPDAPAEVEGGEKATQDDAAAPLIILYLNEARIKGDVAEELAKAQVRVRPYESVRTDLRHVLRDKKSFIEFILKSKDLPDEQKGLQESTQPSSAPKGSDTCLDAPGKGAQMLWLDPTVNVSVYATANECDARTTLTVTPAATNKAVKNAAELEGMKEAHFQDGVALAKFFTWLEQYAEQQPREPFTEWEVAQVVDSFRALSPSFRGISFSTIASADANAAIVHYRPSQEHSAPVTSSCLFLLDSGGHYAVGGTTDVTRTVHTGTPSEEQRRYFTLVLKGLIGVSRQAFPQGTRGPQLDILARQHLWASGLDYRHGTGHGVGSYLNVHEGPIGISPRLICQAGETELAEGNVLSVEPGFYEKDNLGIRIENLVYIEKATLAGNFEGMKFLRFQQLTAVPIQKKLILPSLLTNEEIQWLNDYHRWVWTQVAPRLEMEAAQSEVVSSVRLDGTRTVSVPAPEETLRWLESATAAMPLHATRF; via the exons ATGAGTCCCCtgtccttcgcgcgccttcgcgcaggCGGTGGTGGTGAGACTTTCTCCTCGTACAACTTTCTTTGTCGTAGCCAGCTGCGGTCTTTTCCGGCGAGAAGCATCTTCCGGGGGGGTCGTCgctcgcatgcgcctccGTCTGGGTGTGCAGGGTCTTTTCTGTCGTTTTCAAAGAGCGCGACTAGTCTGGAGAAGCCTTTCGCCGCTCAGCTGAGGCTGCCTCCCGAGTCTTCATCGTCTTACCTctcgttttctgcgtcgcctgcggctaGTTCCTGGTGGCTGGATGCCTTCTCCGCCATCCTCGGTCTGCTGACGCTGTCTCGGCGAGGCCTTTGCTTCAGCGGTCGACGGCCCGTCCCATCCGGCACCTCGGTCGGCCGTCTGAGCGCGTGTGCTCCGTCACTTCCTGCGCAGACTGCATCCGCGACCCCGCTCTCGAGAGTAGACGGCATCCGTCTGGGAAGGGAACCCCCGCTCTCGGCCTGTCTCTACTATTCAACGAGCATGGGGCAAGATGGCGGGgaacgacgcgccgcagcgccgtcggcggcggagaaacTCGCTCAACTGCGGCAGCTGATGAAAGACCGCGGCCTGGACGCCTTTATCGTCtacagcggcgacgcgcacggCAGCGAGATCCCTGCGCCGTGCGACGAAAGGCGCCAGTTCCTGACTGGCTTCGACGGGAGCAGCGGCGTGGCGGTTGTCACTgcggacgaggcgctgctgtggACCGATGGAAGGTATTTCGTTCAAGCCGAGCGGCAGCTCGATCCGTCCCTGTGGAGACTCATGAAGCAAAACACGCCAGGCACCCCGAAAGTGCAGGACTGGCTCTTCAATAACCCCAAAG TCAAGCGTCTGGGCGTCGAAGGCAAGTATACGCCGATCTCGGAGTaccggcagctgctgcatgtcGGCTTTTCCCGTCCCTCGTCCTCGGCCACTCAcgctctccgcgccagcggcgaccacgccggcgccgtgAAGACTGAAGGCAGCTGCAGTGCGAAAGATGCGACGAACTCGAAAGAAATCGTCATCGTATCAGACAACCTAGTCGACCAGGTCTGGGGTGCAtcccgcccgcctgcgccaaCGGCAGATATTCTAGTTCACCCGATTGCATTCTCAG GTGCCTCGACGCGGCAAAAGGCGGTACAGATCGTTCAACAAATGAGGACGTCTCGCTGCGACGTGCTCCTGCTTTCG GCCCTGGACGACGTCGCTTGGTTTCTGAATCTGCGTGGCTCCGATGTCCCCTGCTCgcccgtcttcctctcgtACTGCTTGCTCGTTGATTCGGCCCcagacgcgcccgcagaagtcgagggcggcgaaaAGGCGACGCaagacgacgccgccgccccgctgaTCAT CCTGTACTTGAACGAGGCACGCATCAAAGGCGAcgtcgcggaggagctggcgaaggcgcaggtgCGCGTCCGTCCCTACGAGAGCGTGCGCACCGACTTGAGACACGTTCTGCGAGACAAGAAGTCGTTCATCGAGTTTATTTTAAAATCGAAGGATCTCCCCGATGAACAGAAAGGTCTCCAAGAGTCCACACAGCCGTCAAGCGCGCCGAAAGGCAGCGACACCTGCTTAGACGCCCCCGGGAAAGGCGCGCAGATGCTGTGGCTCGACCCCACAGTCAACGTCTCCGTGTATGCGACGGCCAACGAATGTGATGCCCGCACCACGCTAACAGTGACGCCGGCTGCCACGAACAAG GCAGTGAAGAACGCAGCGGAACTGGAGGGGATGAAGGAGGCGCATTTTCAAGACGGCGTGGCGCTTGCCAAGTTCTTCACCTGGCTGGAGCAGTATGCGGAGCAGCAGCCCCGCGAGCCCTTCACTGAATGGGAAGTGGCTCAGGTCGTTGACAGCTTTCGAGCTCTCTCT CCCTCCTTCCGGGGGATCTCTTTCTCTACCATCGCCTCTGCTGACGCGAACGCAGCCATCGTCCACTACCG GCCTTCCCAAGAGCACAGCGCTCCAGTCACCTCCTCCTGTCTGTTTCTCCTCGACAGTGGAGGTCACTACGCCGTTGGCGGAACGACAGATGTCACTCGAACCGTCCACACAGGGACTCCGAGCGAAGAGCAGAGACGCTACTTCACGCTCGTTCTCAAG GGTTTAATCGGCGTCTCTAGGCAGGCGTTCCCGCAGGGCACTCGCGGGCCGCAGCTCGACATCCTGGCGCGGCAGCACTTGTGGGCGTCTGGCTTGGACTACCGGCATg GAACGGGCCACGGCGTCGGGAGCTATTTGAACGTGCATGAGGGACCAATCGGAATTTCTCCTCGCCTGATC TGTCAAGCAGGCGAAACTGAGCTGGCGGAGGGGAATGTGCTGTCAGTGGAGCCCGGATTCTATGAAAAAGACAATCTCGGAATCCGCATTGAGAATCTGGTCTACATCGAAAA AGCCACGCTGGCCGGAAACTTCGAGGGCATGAAGTTTCTCCGCTTTCAGCAGCTGACTGCCGTTCCCATTCAGAAAAAACTCATTCTACCTTCTCTGCTTACCAATGAG GAAATCCAGTGGCTGAACGACTATCACCGTTGGGTATGGACGCAAGTGGCCCCCCGCCTTGAAAtggaagccgcgcagagcgaagTAGTTTCTTCAGTTCGTCTTGATGGGACCCGAACCGTCTCGGTCCCCGCTCCGGAGGAAACCCTAAGGTGGCTCGAATCGGCCACAGCTGCCATGCCTCTGCACGCCACTCGATTCTGA